From the genome of Odocoileus virginianus isolate 20LAN1187 ecotype Illinois chromosome 16, Ovbor_1.2, whole genome shotgun sequence, one region includes:
- the COX8C gene encoding cytochrome c oxidase subunit 8C, mitochondrial, with translation MRRRASCPVLRLSRSSLGLPRCSSRLLTALRVYSWLRRTGRVMPRLPVLCLFPRRRVTLVVLQPGPLMAHSELPRQRPMSTIEVAVALLVFFTAFLTPRGYVRSNPDQFRRE, from the exons ATGCGCAGACGAGCCTCCTGCCCTGTTCTGAGGCTCTCGCGGTCCAGCCTCGGGTTGCCTCGCTGCTCCTCACGTCTCCTCACCGCGCTTCGCGTCTACTCCTGGCTTCGCCGCACCGGACGAGTCATGCCGCGCCTGCCCGTGCTCTGCCTGTTTCCTCGCCGCCGTGTGACCCTGGTGGTCCTGCAGCCTGGCCCGCTCATGGCCCACTCGGAGCTTCCGCGTCAGCGCCCGATGTCGACCATT GAAGTGGCTGTTGCACTCCTGGTGTTTTTCACCGCCTTCTTGACCCCACGTGGGTACGTGCGGAGCAACCCGGACCAGTTCAGAAGAGAGTAG